In a single window of the Nicotiana tomentosiformis chromosome 10, ASM39032v3, whole genome shotgun sequence genome:
- the LOC138899925 gene encoding uncharacterized protein — protein MRRDCPWFRSGVSQKGIEAMILVPVTTPLVQPTRGGGHTIRGRHKGGVEVGGGQARCYAFSGMPKAAASDTVIVCIISVCHRDISVSFELGSTYSYMSSYFASYLSSTHDSLDIHVYIFTLVGDSTMVDRVCRSCVVTINGYDMMVDLLLLDMVDFEVILSMDWLSLHLAILDYQSNTMTLDMPEVPPMGLVPAVREFLEVFPMDLSVLMLPRGSGPYTVYYDASRIGLGALLMHEDSVIANAS, from the exons ATGAGGAGGGATTGTCCTTGGTTTCGAAGTGGTGTATCTCAAAAAGGTATTGAGGCTATGATTCTAGTCCCAGTTACTACACCACTTGTCCAGCccactagaggtggaggtcatacaATCAGAGGCCGTCATAAAGGTGGAGTCGAGGTGGGTGGAGGTCAGGCTCGTTGTTATGCTTTTTCTGGTATGCCAAAGGCAGCTGCATCTGATACAGTCATTGTATGTATTAtttcagtttgtcatagagatatTTCAGTATCGTTTGAgctgggttctacttattcgtatatgtcatcttactttgcatCATATTTGAGTAGTACTCATGATTCCttagatattcatgtttatatttttaCACTTGTTGGAGATTCTACTATGGTAGATCGGGTTTGTCGATCATGTGTAGTTACTATTAATGGGTATGATATGATGGTTGATCTCTTGTTGTTGGACATGGTGGATTTTGAGGTAATTCTcagcatggattggttatctctgcATCTTGCTATCCTGGATTATCAATCCAACACTATGACTTTGGATATGCCAG aggttcctccTATGGGTTTGGTACCGGCTGTGAGAGAGTTTTTGGAGGTGTTCCCTATGGATTTGTCAG tgttgatGTTGCCAAGAGGCTCAGGACcatatacagtgtattatgatgcttcacgcattggtctTGGTGCGTTGTTGATGCATGAGGATAGTGTGATCGCAAATGCATCATGA